A genomic window from Actinomycetaceae bacterium MB13-C1-2 includes:
- the atpA gene encoding F0F1 ATP synthase subunit alpha yields MADLGIRPEQIREALDSYIESFAPAEVAVEEIGHVTETADGIAKVEGLPGAMANELLQFEDGTLGLAMNLDPREIGTVVLGEYSGIEEGQEVRRTGEVLSVPVGDGYLGRVVDPLGKPIDGLGEITDLDGRRALELQAPGVMSRRSVHEPMQTGLKAIDSMIPIGRGQRQLIIGDRQTGKTAIALDTIINQRENWDSGDPKKQVRCIYVGIGQKASTIASVKKQLEDHGAMEYTTIVASPASDPAGFKYLAPYTGSAIGQHWMYDGKHVLIVFDDLSKQAEAYRAVSLLLRRPPGREAYPGDVFYLHSRLLERCAKLNDELGGGSMTGLPIIETKANDVSAYIPTNVISITDGQIFLQSDLFNANQRPAVDVGISVSRVGGDAQIKAMKKVAGTLKITLAQYRAMASFAMFASDLDAVTRQQLTRGERLMQLLKQSQNKPMKVEEQVAVIWAGTNGYLDDLELSQVLPFQDGLLDHLRAHSDVLKKIAETGQLDDETEADLKKDVETFHQTFVIADTESDESEDSDADRTQEQIVRRRKGSKG; encoded by the coding sequence ATGGCTGATCTAGGGATTCGTCCGGAGCAGATCCGTGAGGCACTCGACTCATACATTGAGTCCTTTGCCCCTGCAGAGGTTGCGGTAGAAGAAATCGGGCATGTTACCGAGACTGCGGACGGTATTGCCAAAGTCGAAGGGCTGCCGGGAGCGATGGCCAACGAGCTTCTTCAGTTCGAGGATGGAACGCTCGGTTTGGCCATGAACCTCGATCCCCGTGAGATTGGCACTGTCGTCCTCGGTGAGTACTCCGGAATCGAAGAGGGGCAGGAGGTACGCCGTACGGGTGAAGTGCTTTCGGTCCCGGTTGGTGACGGGTATCTGGGTCGCGTCGTTGACCCCCTTGGGAAGCCGATTGACGGTCTGGGCGAGATTACGGACCTCGATGGGCGCCGCGCCCTCGAACTACAGGCTCCCGGCGTGATGTCGCGCCGTAGTGTCCATGAGCCAATGCAGACCGGGCTCAAGGCGATTGACTCGATGATCCCGATTGGGCGCGGACAGCGCCAGTTGATCATTGGCGATCGGCAGACGGGTAAGACCGCTATCGCGCTTGACACCATTATCAATCAGCGCGAGAACTGGGATAGCGGTGATCCGAAGAAGCAGGTCCGGTGCATCTATGTCGGTATCGGTCAAAAGGCCTCAACGATTGCTTCTGTGAAGAAGCAGCTCGAAGATCACGGTGCGATGGAGTACACGACTATCGTGGCTTCGCCCGCATCGGACCCGGCAGGTTTCAAGTACCTCGCCCCCTACACCGGCTCTGCGATTGGTCAGCACTGGATGTACGACGGTAAGCACGTCCTGATCGTCTTTGATGACCTATCAAAGCAGGCGGAGGCCTACCGCGCAGTCTCACTTCTACTTCGTCGTCCGCCCGGGCGCGAGGCATACCCCGGTGATGTTTTCTACCTGCACTCTCGTCTACTTGAGCGCTGTGCCAAGCTGAATGATGAGCTCGGCGGTGGTTCGATGACGGGTTTGCCGATCATTGAGACCAAGGCTAATGACGTTTCGGCGTACATTCCGACAAACGTCATCTCGATTACTGATGGTCAGATATTCCTTCAGTCCGATCTGTTCAACGCCAACCAGCGTCCGGCGGTTGATGTCGGTATCTCGGTCTCCCGCGTTGGCGGTGATGCACAGATCAAGGCCATGAAGAAGGTGGCTGGAACCCTGAAGATCACCCTCGCTCAATACCGGGCGATGGCCTCTTTCGCGATGTTCGCCTCCGACTTAGACGCGGTGACTCGCCAACAGCTAACCCGCGGCGAGCGCTTGATGCAACTTCTGAAGCAGTCGCAGAACAAGCCGATGAAGGTCGAGGAACAGGTTGCGGTGATCTGGGCCGGAACCAATGGTTACCTTGATGATCTTGAACTTTCTCAGGTGCTTCCATTCCAGGACGGGTTGCTCGATCACCTGCGCGCTCATTCTGATGTCCTAAAGAAGATCGCTGAAACCGGACAACTGGATGATGAGACTGAAGCTGACCTGAAGAAGGACGTTGAGACCTTCCACCAGACCTTCGTTATCGCAGACACCGAATCTGACGAGTCCGAAGACTCCGATGCGGACCGCACCCAAGAACAGATCGTACGTCGCCGCAAGGGTTCCAAGGGGTAG